A window of the Heptranchias perlo isolate sHepPer1 chromosome 37, sHepPer1.hap1, whole genome shotgun sequence genome harbors these coding sequences:
- the LOC137304248 gene encoding cysteine-rich with EGF-like domain protein 2-B, with amino-acid sequence MMESRTLYLILVIYFGNGWGPGRVKTNQCQPGFHFAKYKTCIDDDECYDEDASEARCGVNTICHNTLGSFYCTCKKGFVTRSGEMIFTSLTHCQVLGINYIPHEA; translated from the exons TGATCTACTTTGGCAATGGATGGGGCCCAGGGAGAGTGAAGACCAATCAGTGCCAACCTGGATTCCATTTTGCAAAGTATAAGACCTGCATTG atGACGATGAGTGTTATGATGAAGATGCTTCAGAAGCTCGATGCGGTGTGAACACAATATGTCACAATACACTCGGGAGTTTCTACTGTACCTGTAAGAAAGGATTCGTCACCCGATCAGGAGAAATGATCTTTACCTCCCTGACACACTGCCAAG tcctcggtattaactatatcccccatgAAGCCTGA